A window of Pseudomonas alcaliphila JAB1 genomic DNA:
GCCGTCGTTCTCGGCCTGCTCAAGCAGGTAGGTGGAGTAGACGAATTCGTTATCGAAGGGCGGGTCCTTGCGCATCAGGATCACGTCCAGTTCGGCGAGCGGCGTGTCCTGTTCCGTACCAAGGGTGAACCAGCGCTGCGGATCATTGAACACTTCCAGAGAACGCAGGCGGGCACGGGCCTGGCCGCGAACCTGATAGAGATCCTGCTGCTCCATGTAGAACAGCGACCAGCCGCGTGCTTGAGCGGCCAGCAACATGGCCAGCGAGCTGTCCTTCTTGAAGGAGATGCTGGCAATAGGATCCATGACGATCCCGAGGCGAAGGCTCATGGGGGATAAACTCCGTGGGATAAGGGCGAAGGCCGGGCTGGCCGCGCCGAACAATGGCTGTCAGGGTGGCGCCGGCCGGGCCGCGCGGTCAAGGGTGGAGCTGCCCTGGCAGGCTTATAGATTGCATCTGGAGAGTGTGCTAAAAAGGCCCGACGATTGGGTCAAGCCCCATCGAAGACTGGGCCTCAGGCATACTGATAACGCAAATATAACGACTCACCGAGGCGATGGTAGGGCGAACATGGAACAGCATACCGAGGGTTTGAAAGTGATGGTGATCGACGATTCGAAAACGATTCGTCGCACCGCTGAAACTCTGCTGAAAAAAGTGGGTTGTGATGTCATCACTGCGGTCGATGGCTTCGATGCCCTGGCCAAGATTGCCGACACGCATCCCAGCATCATCTTTGTCGACATCATGATGCCGCGTCTCGATGGGTATCAGACCTGTGCCCTGATCAAGAACAACAGTGCTTTCAAGTCCACGCCAGTGATCATGCTGTCCTCCAAGGACGGTCTGTTCGACAAGGCCAAGGGACGCATCGTCGGCTCCGATCAGTACCTGACCAAGCCTTTCAGCAAGGAAGAGCTGCTCGGTGCCATCAAGGCTCACGTGCCCGACTTCACCCCGGTGGAACAAGCCTCCTGACGTTCCGGCCTGACCGCCGTACGCCACTTCTGTATTGGGAAACACCATGGCTCGAATTCTGATTGTTGATGACTCCCCGACCGAGATGTACAAGCTGACCGCCATGCTGGAAAAACATGGGCATCAGGTACTCAAGGCGGAAAACGGCGCTGACGGCGTGGCTCTGGCTCGCCAGGAAAAGCCCGACGCGGTGCTGATGGACATCGTCATGCCCGGCCTC
This region includes:
- the pilG gene encoding twitching motility response regulator PilG, with amino-acid sequence MEQHTEGLKVMVIDDSKTIRRTAETLLKKVGCDVITAVDGFDALAKIADTHPSIIFVDIMMPRLDGYQTCALIKNNSAFKSTPVIMLSSKDGLFDKAKGRIVGSDQYLTKPFSKEELLGAIKAHVPDFTPVEQAS